One genomic window of Stigmatopora nigra isolate UIUO_SnigA chromosome 13, RoL_Snig_1.1, whole genome shotgun sequence includes the following:
- the LOC144206812 gene encoding uncharacterized protein LOC144206812: MSAGTIVIAGGILAGVILLCIVALLCYCRLQYYCCKRKERAPALAPAQAPALAPALAPPSEPLPDPLSHFPCDTCDALANDGVVPVAVGPPPGARSPYGRRAAPQTLNGGERLGFHTYYESPLGHVSAGSPPRPYSTDV, from the exons ATGTCCGCCGGAACCATCGTGATTGCGGGAGGAATTCTGGCCGGGGTCATTCTGCTCTGCATTGTTGCGCTGCTCTGTTACTGCCGACTGCAG TATTACTGCTGCAAGAGGAAAGAGCGGGCCCCGGCGCTAGCCCCGGCGCAAGCCCCGGCGCTAGCCCCGGCGCTAGCCCCGCCCTCGGAACCGCTCCCCGACCCGCTGTCCCACTTCCCGTGCGACACGTGCGACGCGCTGGCCAACGACGGCGTCGTCCCCGTGGCCGTGGGGCCCCCGCCGGGCGCCCGCTCGCCGTACGGCCGGCGGGCCGCCCCACAGACCCTCAACGGGGGCGAGCGGCTTGGCTTCCACACCTACTACGAGAGTCCTCTGGGCCACGTGTCGGCGGGGTCCCCGCCCAGGCCCTACAGCACCGATGTGTGA
- the gmfb gene encoding glia maturation factor beta isoform X2, with product MSETLEVCDVDEDLVAKLKKFRLRKETNNAAIVMKIDKEKQLVILEEEHEDISLDDLKDELPERQPRFVVYSYKYQHDDGRVSYPLCFIFSSPVGCRPEQQMMYAGSKNKLVHTTQMTKVFEIRNTEDLTEEWLREKLRFFR from the exons ATG AGCGAGACACTGGAAGTGTGTGACGTGGATGAAGATCTGGTGGCCAAGTTGAAGAAGTTCCGTCTCCgcaaggaaacaaacaatgcCGCCATCGTCA TGAAGATCGATAAAGAGAAACAGCTGGTGATCCTGGAGGAAGAACACGAG GACATTTCTCTGGACGACCTGAAGGACGAGCTCCCGGAGAGACAGCCCCGATTTGTGGTCTACAGCTACAAATACCAGCACGACGACGGGCGCGTGTCCTATCCGCTCTGCTTCATCTTCTCCAGCCCCGTGG GTTGCCGACCGGAGCAGCAGATGATGTACGCGGGCAGTAAAAACAAGCTGGTGCACACCACTCAAATGACCAAG GTGTTTGAAATCCGCAACACGGAGGACCTGACGGAGGAATGGCTGCGGGAGAAATTGCGCTTTTTCCGTTAA
- the gmfb gene encoding glia maturation factor beta isoform X3 has product MKIDKEKQLVILEEEHEDISLDDLKDELPERQPRFVVYSYKYQHDDGRVSYPLCFIFSSPVGCRPEQQMMYAGSKNKLVHTTQMTKVFEIRNTEDLTEEWLREKLRFFR; this is encoded by the exons A TGAAGATCGATAAAGAGAAACAGCTGGTGATCCTGGAGGAAGAACACGAG GACATTTCTCTGGACGACCTGAAGGACGAGCTCCCGGAGAGACAGCCCCGATTTGTGGTCTACAGCTACAAATACCAGCACGACGACGGGCGCGTGTCCTATCCGCTCTGCTTCATCTTCTCCAGCCCCGTGG GTTGCCGACCGGAGCAGCAGATGATGTACGCGGGCAGTAAAAACAAGCTGGTGCACACCACTCAAATGACCAAG GTGTTTGAAATCCGCAACACGGAGGACCTGACGGAGGAATGGCTGCGGGAGAAATTGCGCTTTTTCCGTTAA
- the cnih1 gene encoding protein cornichon homolog 1: protein MAFTFAAFCYMLALLLTAALIFFAIWHIIAFDELKTDYKNPIDQCNTLNPLVLPEYLIHFFFCVMFFCAAEWLTLVLNLPLLAYHVWRYTSRPVMSCPGLYDPTTIMNADVLAYCQKEGWCKLAFYLLSFFYYLYGMIYVLVSS from the exons ATGGCGTTCACGTTCGCGGCCTTTTGTTACATGTTAGCGTTACTCCTCACGGCGGCGCTCATCTTCTTCGCCATTTGGCAC ATTATCGCATTCGACGAGCTCAAGACGGATTACAAGAATCCCATAGATCAGTGTAACACATTAAATCCC CTGGTGCTCCCCGAGTATCTCATCCACTTCTTCTTCTGCGTCATGTTCTTCTGCGCGGCCGAGTGGCTGACGCTGGTCCTCAACCTGCCGCTGCTGGCCTACCACGTCTGGAG GTACACGAGCCGGCCCGTGATGAGCTGCCCGGGGCTGTACGACCCCACCACCATCATGAACGCCGACGTGCTGGCGTACTGTCAGAAGGAAGGCTGGTGCAAGCTGGCCTTCTACCTCCTCTCTTTCTTCTACTATCTCTACGG CATGATCTACGTTTTGGTGAGCTCCTAA
- the cdkn3 gene encoding cyclin-dependent kinase inhibitor 3, with amino-acid sequence MWSGQFDSSSSSDDDVGHGDDTPFHISWIPLSEVGSSQFVGICTLPGCRFKDIRRSLQKDVEEVRQQGVQDVFVLCTLGELSKYRVPSLLEVYGQKGLSVHHMPFPDGEAPHPELCARILARLRRSLEADRRTLVHCYGGLGRSALITACLLIQLSVTMTAKRAMDILREHRGHGAIQTVKQYNFLHEFREQHGADQESGDVDVERPVSR; translated from the exons ATGTGGAGCGGTCAATTCGACTCGTCGTCGTCTTCAGACGACGACGTCGGCCACGGAGATGACACACCATTTCACATCTCATG GATTCCTCTGTCAGAAGTGGGCTCCTCCCAGTTCGTGGGCATCTGCACCCTTCCAG GTTGCAGGTTCAAAGACATCCGCAGGAGTTTGCAAAAAGACGTCG AAGAGGTGCGCCAGCAGGGCGTGCAGGACGTGTTTGTGTTGTGCACCCTGGGCGAGCTGTCCAAGTACCGCGTGCCTTCGCTCCTGGAGGTCTACGGGCAGAAAGGCCTGAGCGTGCACCACATGCCCTTCCCCGACGGCGAGGCGCCCCACCCGGAGCTGTGCGCCCGCATCCTGGCGCGACTACGGCGCAGCCTGGAGGCCGACCGCAGGACACTCGTCCA CTGCTACGGAGGTCTAGGCCGCTCTGCATTAA TTACGGCCTGCCTGCTGATCCAGCTGTCCGTCACCATGACGGCCAAGCGGGCCATGGATATTCTGCGGGAGCACCGAGGACACGGCGCCATTCAGACCGTCAAA CAATACAACTTTCTGCACGAATTCCGGGAGCAACACGGCGCCGACCAAGAAAGCGGCGACGTGGATGTGGAGCGTCCCGTTTCTCGGTGA
- the LOC144206807 gene encoding uncharacterized protein LOC144206807 isoform X3: MHGTQALSRGSDGGGPPPRQKQVMKDQEAELVAEIEKLQRLVAELKTGFSDALLELAQIHHGDSLLRDEMDDHRRHCGRKARRSEALAESLRVRAPGRVPLSWLSPKPLSAAGGAGRRSPSGAGVARAVPPGRQERSSRRRAQPDTSAQESYGHSALPRPKSIFLKCVFVSIRRSEASRGKAALRGFLQGLKAGLCPETDLRHQAALQLLHSEWHYVSSLKQLFDTYKTTSRDSPQPQAALASSAERLLRRHLLFGNNLRERLNARRWKSLLGDLLVQLVGQNDTSFSEAYVGYSAVLASLLSLDVLKLDDGGDKQVDEVEALSQSWLLLAPVSRLHGYLAHIQNLLQRTDEDHPDRSLLLGTQRTLGHLLWRCHAILDQDVHWEEPSCRGDDDHEEEVAGGSASDDVPCRANGECAGPSRTWEQGSVQTDGELAVERWPRSPSRRPRGRRSLTPEPPSADACYDDDGDGRVTPYEDDGDDDGGDGQVPVLLRPSERSARLRWEIPERTCGKTLNVRTGSPPLRAASAFRPIWERPSPENQRRSFPASGVGQAAVEPSSGRLWDDSEDSEAACSTV, translated from the exons ATGCACGGCACACAAGCTTTGAGCAGAGGGTCTGACGGTGGGGGTCCACCACCTCGGCAAAAACAG GTGATGAAAGACCAAGAGGCGGAACTCGTGGCAGAAATtgaaaag CTGCAGCGCTTGGTTGCGGAGCTGAAGACGGGTTTCTCGGACGCCCTGCTGGAGCTGGCCCAGATCCACCACGGAGACTCGCTCCTGCGCGACGAGATGGACGACCACCGGCGTCACTGCGGCCGGAAAGCCCGCCGCTCGGAAGCCCTGGCCGAGTCCCTCAGGGTGAGAGCGCCCGGACGGGTGCCTTTGTCGTGGCTCTCGCCAAAGCCACTTTCTGCCGCAGGAGGAGCTGGCCGCCGTTCGCCGTCAGGTGCTGGCGTTGCGCGAGCGGTCCCGCCCGGACGCCAAGAGCGCTCAAGCCGAAGACGGGCACAGCCCGATACCTCCGCCCAGGAAAGTTACGGCCACTCTGCACTTCCGCGGCCCAAAAGCATCTTtttgaaatgtgtatttgtatcCATCCGACGCAGCGAGGCGTCCCGAGGGAAAGCGGCGCTGCGTGGTTTTCTGCAGGGACTCAAAGCCGGACTCTGCCCAGAGACAG ACTTGCGCCACCAGGCGGCACTGCAGCTTCTCCACTCCGAGTGGCACTACGTGTCTTCTTTGAAGCAACTCTTCGACACTTACAAAACGACCTCACGCGACAGCCCCCAACCGCA AGCGGCGTTGGCGTCGTCCGCCGAGCGGCTCTTGCGGCGCCACCTGCTCTTCGGCAACAACTTGCGGGAACGACTGAACGCCCGCCGCTGGAAATCGTTGCTGGGAGACCTTCTGGTGCAACTGGTCGGACAGAATGAC ACGTCTTTCTCGGAGGCCTACGTGGGCTACAGCGCCGTGTTGGCCTCCCTCCTCTCGCTGGACGTCCTCAAATTGGACGATGGTGGGGACAAGCAG GTGGATGAAGTGGAAGCGCTGTCGCAGTCTTGGCTGCTGTTGGCCCCCGTTTCTCGTCTTCACGGCTACCTTGCTCACATCCAG AACCTGCTGCAGCGGACGGACGAGGACCACCCGGACCGCAGCCTCCTGCTGGGCACCCAACGAACGCTAGGCCACCTTTTGTGGCGCTGTCACGCCATCCTGGACCAGGACGTCCACTGGGAAGAGCCCAG TTGCCGCGGCGACGACGACCACGAGGAGGAGGTGGCCGGCGGCTCGGCCTCGGACGACGTCCCTTGCAGGGCAAACGGCGAATGTGCAGGTCCCAG cagaacGTGGGAGCAGGGGTCCGTGCAGACGGACGGGGAGCTGGCCGTGGAGCGCTGGCCCCGCAGCCCGTCGAGGCGACCCAGGGGGCGCCGTTCGCTCACTCCGGAGCCTCCCTCGGCGGACGCCTGctacgacgacgacggcgacggCCGGGTGACCCCGTACGAggacgacggcgacgacgacggcggcgacggccaAGTGCCGGTCCTCCTCCGTCCGTCGGAGAGGAGCGCCCGCCTGCGCTGGGAGATTCCCGAACGGACGTGCGGCAAAACGTTGAACGTGAGGACGGGGTCGCCGCCGCTGCGAGCCGCCAGCGCCTTCAGGCCCATCTGGGAGCGCCCGTCTCCGGAGAACCAGCGGCGAAGCTTTCCCGCTTCCGG CGTGGGACAAGCTGCGGTAGAGCCCTCCAGCGGACGATTGTGGGATGACAGCGAAGACAGCGAGGCGGCGTGCAGCACCGTTTGA
- the LOC144206807 gene encoding uncharacterized protein LOC144206807 isoform X1 produces MHGTQALSRGSDGGGPPPRQKQVRKQTRLQDFYCTGMTTRPPYLEQVMKDQEAELVAEIEKLQRLVAELKTGFSDALLELAQIHHGDSLLRDEMDDHRRHCGRKARRSEALAESLRVRAPGRVPLSWLSPKPLSAAGGAGRRSPSGAGVARAVPPGRQERSSRRRAQPDTSAQESYGHSALPRPKSIFLKCVFVSIRRSEASRGKAALRGFLQGLKAGLCPETDLRHQAALQLLHSEWHYVSSLKQLFDTYKTTSRDSPQPQAALASSAERLLRRHLLFGNNLRERLNARRWKSLLGDLLVQLVGQNDTSFSEAYVGYSAVLASLLSLDVLKLDDGGDKQVDEVEALSQSWLLLAPVSRLHGYLAHIQNLLQRTDEDHPDRSLLLGTQRTLGHLLWRCHAILDQDVHWEEPSCRGDDDHEEEVAGGSASDDVPCRANGECAGPSRTWEQGSVQTDGELAVERWPRSPSRRPRGRRSLTPEPPSADACYDDDGDGRVTPYEDDGDDDGGDGQVPVLLRPSERSARLRWEIPERTCGKTLNVRTGSPPLRAASAFRPIWERPSPENQRRSFPASGVGQAAVEPSSGRLWDDSEDSEAACSTV; encoded by the exons ATGCACGGCACACAAGCTTTGAGCAGAGGGTCTGACGGTGGGGGTCCACCACCTCGGCAAAAACAGGTCCGCAAACAAACAAGATTGCAAGATTTTTATTGCACCGGAATGACCACGCGTCCTCCTTATTTGGAGCAGGTGATGAAAGACCAAGAGGCGGAACTCGTGGCAGAAATtgaaaag CTGCAGCGCTTGGTTGCGGAGCTGAAGACGGGTTTCTCGGACGCCCTGCTGGAGCTGGCCCAGATCCACCACGGAGACTCGCTCCTGCGCGACGAGATGGACGACCACCGGCGTCACTGCGGCCGGAAAGCCCGCCGCTCGGAAGCCCTGGCCGAGTCCCTCAGGGTGAGAGCGCCCGGACGGGTGCCTTTGTCGTGGCTCTCGCCAAAGCCACTTTCTGCCGCAGGAGGAGCTGGCCGCCGTTCGCCGTCAGGTGCTGGCGTTGCGCGAGCGGTCCCGCCCGGACGCCAAGAGCGCTCAAGCCGAAGACGGGCACAGCCCGATACCTCCGCCCAGGAAAGTTACGGCCACTCTGCACTTCCGCGGCCCAAAAGCATCTTtttgaaatgtgtatttgtatcCATCCGACGCAGCGAGGCGTCCCGAGGGAAAGCGGCGCTGCGTGGTTTTCTGCAGGGACTCAAAGCCGGACTCTGCCCAGAGACAG ACTTGCGCCACCAGGCGGCACTGCAGCTTCTCCACTCCGAGTGGCACTACGTGTCTTCTTTGAAGCAACTCTTCGACACTTACAAAACGACCTCACGCGACAGCCCCCAACCGCA AGCGGCGTTGGCGTCGTCCGCCGAGCGGCTCTTGCGGCGCCACCTGCTCTTCGGCAACAACTTGCGGGAACGACTGAACGCCCGCCGCTGGAAATCGTTGCTGGGAGACCTTCTGGTGCAACTGGTCGGACAGAATGAC ACGTCTTTCTCGGAGGCCTACGTGGGCTACAGCGCCGTGTTGGCCTCCCTCCTCTCGCTGGACGTCCTCAAATTGGACGATGGTGGGGACAAGCAG GTGGATGAAGTGGAAGCGCTGTCGCAGTCTTGGCTGCTGTTGGCCCCCGTTTCTCGTCTTCACGGCTACCTTGCTCACATCCAG AACCTGCTGCAGCGGACGGACGAGGACCACCCGGACCGCAGCCTCCTGCTGGGCACCCAACGAACGCTAGGCCACCTTTTGTGGCGCTGTCACGCCATCCTGGACCAGGACGTCCACTGGGAAGAGCCCAG TTGCCGCGGCGACGACGACCACGAGGAGGAGGTGGCCGGCGGCTCGGCCTCGGACGACGTCCCTTGCAGGGCAAACGGCGAATGTGCAGGTCCCAG cagaacGTGGGAGCAGGGGTCCGTGCAGACGGACGGGGAGCTGGCCGTGGAGCGCTGGCCCCGCAGCCCGTCGAGGCGACCCAGGGGGCGCCGTTCGCTCACTCCGGAGCCTCCCTCGGCGGACGCCTGctacgacgacgacggcgacggCCGGGTGACCCCGTACGAggacgacggcgacgacgacggcggcgacggccaAGTGCCGGTCCTCCTCCGTCCGTCGGAGAGGAGCGCCCGCCTGCGCTGGGAGATTCCCGAACGGACGTGCGGCAAAACGTTGAACGTGAGGACGGGGTCGCCGCCGCTGCGAGCCGCCAGCGCCTTCAGGCCCATCTGGGAGCGCCCGTCTCCGGAGAACCAGCGGCGAAGCTTTCCCGCTTCCGG CGTGGGACAAGCTGCGGTAGAGCCCTCCAGCGGACGATTGTGGGATGACAGCGAAGACAGCGAGGCGGCGTGCAGCACCGTTTGA
- the LOC144206807 gene encoding uncharacterized protein LOC144206807 isoform X2, whose translation MHGTQALSRGSDGGGPPPRQKQVRKQTRLQDFYCTGMTTRPPYLEQVMKDQEAELVAEIEKLQRLVAELKTGFSDALLELAQIHHGDSLLRDEMDDHRRHCGRKARRSEALAESLRVRAPGRVPLSWLSPKPLSAAGGAGRRSPSGAGVARAVPPGRQERSSRRRAQPDTSAQESYGHSALPRPKSIFLKCVFVSIRRSEASRGKAALRGFLQGLKAGLCPETDLRHQAALQLLHSEWHYVSSLKQLFDTYKTTSRDSPQPQAALASSAERLLRRHLLFGNNLRERLNARRWKSLLGDLLVQLVGQNDTSFSEAYVGYSAVLASLLSLDVLKLDDGGDKQVDEVEALSQSWLLLAPVSRLHGYLAHIQNLLQRTDEDHPDRSLLLGTQRTLGHLLWRCHAILDQDVHWEEPSCRGDDDHEEEVAGGSASDDVPCRANGECAGPRTWEQGSVQTDGELAVERWPRSPSRRPRGRRSLTPEPPSADACYDDDGDGRVTPYEDDGDDDGGDGQVPVLLRPSERSARLRWEIPERTCGKTLNVRTGSPPLRAASAFRPIWERPSPENQRRSFPASGVGQAAVEPSSGRLWDDSEDSEAACSTV comes from the exons ATGCACGGCACACAAGCTTTGAGCAGAGGGTCTGACGGTGGGGGTCCACCACCTCGGCAAAAACAGGTCCGCAAACAAACAAGATTGCAAGATTTTTATTGCACCGGAATGACCACGCGTCCTCCTTATTTGGAGCAGGTGATGAAAGACCAAGAGGCGGAACTCGTGGCAGAAATtgaaaag CTGCAGCGCTTGGTTGCGGAGCTGAAGACGGGTTTCTCGGACGCCCTGCTGGAGCTGGCCCAGATCCACCACGGAGACTCGCTCCTGCGCGACGAGATGGACGACCACCGGCGTCACTGCGGCCGGAAAGCCCGCCGCTCGGAAGCCCTGGCCGAGTCCCTCAGGGTGAGAGCGCCCGGACGGGTGCCTTTGTCGTGGCTCTCGCCAAAGCCACTTTCTGCCGCAGGAGGAGCTGGCCGCCGTTCGCCGTCAGGTGCTGGCGTTGCGCGAGCGGTCCCGCCCGGACGCCAAGAGCGCTCAAGCCGAAGACGGGCACAGCCCGATACCTCCGCCCAGGAAAGTTACGGCCACTCTGCACTTCCGCGGCCCAAAAGCATCTTtttgaaatgtgtatttgtatcCATCCGACGCAGCGAGGCGTCCCGAGGGAAAGCGGCGCTGCGTGGTTTTCTGCAGGGACTCAAAGCCGGACTCTGCCCAGAGACAG ACTTGCGCCACCAGGCGGCACTGCAGCTTCTCCACTCCGAGTGGCACTACGTGTCTTCTTTGAAGCAACTCTTCGACACTTACAAAACGACCTCACGCGACAGCCCCCAACCGCA AGCGGCGTTGGCGTCGTCCGCCGAGCGGCTCTTGCGGCGCCACCTGCTCTTCGGCAACAACTTGCGGGAACGACTGAACGCCCGCCGCTGGAAATCGTTGCTGGGAGACCTTCTGGTGCAACTGGTCGGACAGAATGAC ACGTCTTTCTCGGAGGCCTACGTGGGCTACAGCGCCGTGTTGGCCTCCCTCCTCTCGCTGGACGTCCTCAAATTGGACGATGGTGGGGACAAGCAG GTGGATGAAGTGGAAGCGCTGTCGCAGTCTTGGCTGCTGTTGGCCCCCGTTTCTCGTCTTCACGGCTACCTTGCTCACATCCAG AACCTGCTGCAGCGGACGGACGAGGACCACCCGGACCGCAGCCTCCTGCTGGGCACCCAACGAACGCTAGGCCACCTTTTGTGGCGCTGTCACGCCATCCTGGACCAGGACGTCCACTGGGAAGAGCCCAG TTGCCGCGGCGACGACGACCACGAGGAGGAGGTGGCCGGCGGCTCGGCCTCGGACGACGTCCCTTGCAGGGCAAACGGCGAATGTGCAGGTCCCAG aacGTGGGAGCAGGGGTCCGTGCAGACGGACGGGGAGCTGGCCGTGGAGCGCTGGCCCCGCAGCCCGTCGAGGCGACCCAGGGGGCGCCGTTCGCTCACTCCGGAGCCTCCCTCGGCGGACGCCTGctacgacgacgacggcgacggCCGGGTGACCCCGTACGAggacgacggcgacgacgacggcggcgacggccaAGTGCCGGTCCTCCTCCGTCCGTCGGAGAGGAGCGCCCGCCTGCGCTGGGAGATTCCCGAACGGACGTGCGGCAAAACGTTGAACGTGAGGACGGGGTCGCCGCCGCTGCGAGCCGCCAGCGCCTTCAGGCCCATCTGGGAGCGCCCGTCTCCGGAGAACCAGCGGCGAAGCTTTCCCGCTTCCGG CGTGGGACAAGCTGCGGTAGAGCCCTCCAGCGGACGATTGTGGGATGACAGCGAAGACAGCGAGGCGGCGTGCAGCACCGTTTGA